The following coding sequences lie in one Onychomys torridus chromosome X, mOncTor1.1, whole genome shotgun sequence genomic window:
- the LOC118573586 gene encoding 60S acidic ribosomal protein P1-like, with translation MASVSKLACIYSTLILHDEVTALANVNIGSLICNIGAGGPGATPAGNPAPSTNAAPSEEKKVEAKKEESEESDDDMGFGLFD, from the exons CTCCAAGCTCGCCTGCATCTACTCTACCCTCATCCTGCATGATGAGGTGACG GCCCTGGCCAATGTCAACATTGGGAGCCTCATCTGCAACATAGGGGCTGGTGGGCCTGGAGCCACCCCAGCAGGCAATCCTGCCCCCTCTACTAATGCTGCCCCATCTGAAGAGAAGAAAGTGGAGGCAAAGAAGGAAGAATCTGAGGAGTCTGATGACGACATGGGCTTTGGTCTTTTTGACTAA